In one Sesamum indicum cultivar Zhongzhi No. 13 linkage group LG12, S_indicum_v1.0, whole genome shotgun sequence genomic region, the following are encoded:
- the LOC105174847 gene encoding probable serine/threonine-protein kinase PBL23 isoform X1: MLSCFSCCMSEEKIQQNSVKKAPEFKDTKPLTSISNLSLKTDSSRRRYVDGEIEKLGKNNIAAENFTFEELSAATQNFNPEMMIGEGGFGRVYKGHLERKKIDIAVKQLDRNGFQGNREFLVEVLMLSLLHHSNLVNLVGYCSEGEHRILVYEYMANGSLEDHLLNLGPNKKPLDWDTRIKIAEGAARGLEYLHETANPPVIYRDFKASNILLDSNFNPRLSDFGLAKLGPVGGRPYVSTRVMGTYGYCAPEYASSGQLTTKSDVYSFGVVFLEMITGRRVIDQAKPSQEQNLIEWAQPLLKDKKKFHLMADPLLNGNYPEKALYQALAVAAMCLQEDASTRPMITDVVTALEFLSLDKNQEGENGDK; encoded by the exons ATGTTGAGCTGTTTCTCGTGTTGCATGTCAGAAgagaaaattcaacaaaactccGTGAAGAAGGCTCCAGAATTTAAGGACACAAAACCCTTGACCTCGATCTCAAATTTATCCCTCAAAACTG ATAGCAGCAGGAGAAGGTATGTAGAtggagaaatagaaaaacttGGAAAGAACAACATTGCTGCAGAAAATTTCACTTTCGAAGAGCTGTCAGCGGCAACTCAAAACTTCAACCCTGAAATGATGATAGGTGAAGGCGGCTTTGGTAGGGTGTACAAAGGCCAccttgaaagaaagaaaatt GATATTGCAGTGAAGCAACTCGATAGAAATGGTTTCCAAGGAAATAGAGAATTTCTAGTGGAAGTTTTGATGTTGAGTCTTCTTCACCATTCCAATCTTGTCAATCTAGTAGGATATTGCTCTGAGGGAGAGCACAGAATTTTAGTCTACGAGTACATGGCCAATGGTTCCTTGGAGGATCACCTCCTAA ATTTAGGTCCAAACAAAAAGCCTCTTGATTGGGACACgaggattaaaattgcagAAGGAGCAGCAAGAGGACTTGAATACTTGCATGAAACAGCCAATCCTCCAGTGATTTACCGAGATTTTAAGGCATCCAACATACTTTTAGACAGCAACTTCAACCCCAGACTCTCTGATTTTGGGCTTGCCAAGCTTGGTCCTGTCGGAGGGAGACCTTACGTTTCAACGAGGGTGATGGGAACCTACGGCTATTGTGCACCTGAGTATGCATCCTCTGGTCAGTTGACTACCAAGTCCGACGTTTACAGCTTTGGAGTCGTGTTCTTGGAGATGATCACTGGCAGAAGAGTCATCGACCAAGCAAAACCAAGTCAAGagcaaaatttaattgaatgg GCACAACCATTGTtgaaagacaagaaaaagttCCATCTGATGGCGGATCCATTGCTAAATGGGAACTATCCCGAAAAGGCACTTTATCAAGCTCTTGCAGTCGCAGCAATGTGCCTGCAGGAGGATGCCAGTACTCGCCCTATGATCACCGATGTTGTTACTGCACTAGAGTTTTTGTCACTAGACAAAAACCAAGAAGGAGAGAATGGTGATAAATAA
- the LOC105174847 gene encoding probable serine/threonine-protein kinase PBL23 isoform X2, with amino-acid sequence MMIGEGGFGRVYKGHLERKKIDIAVKQLDRNGFQGNREFLVEVLMLSLLHHSNLVNLVGYCSEGEHRILVYEYMANGSLEDHLLNLGPNKKPLDWDTRIKIAEGAARGLEYLHETANPPVIYRDFKASNILLDSNFNPRLSDFGLAKLGPVGGRPYVSTRVMGTYGYCAPEYASSGQLTTKSDVYSFGVVFLEMITGRRVIDQAKPSQEQNLIEWAQPLLKDKKKFHLMADPLLNGNYPEKALYQALAVAAMCLQEDASTRPMITDVVTALEFLSLDKNQEGENGDK; translated from the exons ATGATGATAGGTGAAGGCGGCTTTGGTAGGGTGTACAAAGGCCAccttgaaagaaagaaaatt GATATTGCAGTGAAGCAACTCGATAGAAATGGTTTCCAAGGAAATAGAGAATTTCTAGTGGAAGTTTTGATGTTGAGTCTTCTTCACCATTCCAATCTTGTCAATCTAGTAGGATATTGCTCTGAGGGAGAGCACAGAATTTTAGTCTACGAGTACATGGCCAATGGTTCCTTGGAGGATCACCTCCTAA ATTTAGGTCCAAACAAAAAGCCTCTTGATTGGGACACgaggattaaaattgcagAAGGAGCAGCAAGAGGACTTGAATACTTGCATGAAACAGCCAATCCTCCAGTGATTTACCGAGATTTTAAGGCATCCAACATACTTTTAGACAGCAACTTCAACCCCAGACTCTCTGATTTTGGGCTTGCCAAGCTTGGTCCTGTCGGAGGGAGACCTTACGTTTCAACGAGGGTGATGGGAACCTACGGCTATTGTGCACCTGAGTATGCATCCTCTGGTCAGTTGACTACCAAGTCCGACGTTTACAGCTTTGGAGTCGTGTTCTTGGAGATGATCACTGGCAGAAGAGTCATCGACCAAGCAAAACCAAGTCAAGagcaaaatttaattgaatgg GCACAACCATTGTtgaaagacaagaaaaagttCCATCTGATGGCGGATCCATTGCTAAATGGGAACTATCCCGAAAAGGCACTTTATCAAGCTCTTGCAGTCGCAGCAATGTGCCTGCAGGAGGATGCCAGTACTCGCCCTATGATCACCGATGTTGTTACTGCACTAGAGTTTTTGTCACTAGACAAAAACCAAGAAGGAGAGAATGGTGATAAATAA
- the LOC105175145 gene encoding uncharacterized protein LOC105175145 has translation MAEQRLNSSTIEEREEYMISPTGGSPTLRKAYFLRPTATSVEGPSLKLPSLTPKPQWPLKVAFNGWRYPLRNWRSWVQTMHSRYSSVWKDAGIYDAVTGSIYKIHRDEDLVFGIAELWCSETNTFFFPWGESTITLEDMLILGGFSVVGGPVSLPLETKQLLVIEHFLEESRRNLARLRTDSHSQWLNLFMESGSVFEHEAFLSLWLSRFVFPGNHLDRIGSHVFSAAIHLARGRRLALGPAVLACIYRDLGLLRESMAASTKLLSEDDSLLSLTLLSPFSLVQVWAWERLQPLQPEPNFISSGGVRVTRWSGPKKSVIGNVRPAINSAGVTFLWRPYALAIDNWSFPGFYKEEEELIKGGGLSVELESFLRCLRASLLVGIDCREPYLPHRVAMQFGFDQDLPRWIPRENMSPEIAWYNYSESLSDDEMLYLPPRLSESDVTIRYLEWWRRAVLCPVDAFKGLVKQRRSPRKPLKYLLDSDQIILANNPDGPPHFPLKCPGKQKKKHLLFPFPAPNSLSIAVGKPSPGTQPVIKLEEDVAHNSEVPEGGQNSTANEYLQKLILLKTANDPEFPPGFPPRCDEAATISHSSVVIWQPCSKMHNKEMISSCDGISHSAHEENLLSPVAVVGYLTSTQLEMNLNKDVAQNEVGDITSETVAFEKVSTQVKGRKNSDVRPVMVAEYLHGSNSEEPNNSSSHFNLAALSDLEARIIKLENKLAALRNSERLRRRSANSN, from the coding sequence ATGGCGGAACAGCGCTTAAACTCCTCCACCATTGAAGAAAGAGAGGAGTATATGATATCACCCACCGGAGGTTCGCCGACCCTTAGAAAAGCATATTTTTTGAGACCGACGGCGACCTCCGTTGAAGGCCCGTCTCTGAAGCTTCCATCTCTCACCCCAAAACCTCAGTGGCCGCTGAAGGTGGCTTTTAATGGCTGGAGGTATCCACTAAGAAACTGGAGATCATGGGTCCAGACCATGCATTCCAGGTACAGCTCGGTGTGGAAAGACGCTGGGATTTACGACGCAGTTACGGGGTCCATTTACAAAATCCACAGAGATGAAGATTTAGTGTTTGGGATTGCGGAGCTATGGTGTTCTGAAACCAACACGTTCTTTTTCCCCTGGGGAGAGTCCACCATCACATTGGAGGATATGCTGATCTTGGGCGGTTTCTCAGTTGTGGGTGGTCCTGTTTCATTGCCTCTTGAAACTAAACAACTGCTTGTAATTGAACATTTTTTAGAGGAAAGCCGCAGAAATCTTGCAAGACTCAGAACGGATAGTCATTCCCAATGGTTGAACCTGTTCATGGAGAGCGGCAGCGTGTTTGAGCACGAAGCATTTCTTTCCCTGTGGTTGTCAAGGTTCGTTTTTCCTGGAAACCATCTCGATAGAATTGGTAGCCATGTGTTTTCTGCAGCGATCCATTTAGCTAGAGGAAGGCGATTAGCGCTTGGTCCAGCTGTTCTGGCGTGCATATATAGGGACTTGGGCTTGTTGAGGGAGTCAATGGCTGCATCAACTAAATTATTGAGTGAAGATGACAGTCTTTTGTCTCTCACCCTTTTGTCGCCATTTAGCCTTGTGCAAGTTTGGGCTTGGGAAAGGCTTCAGCCACTGCAGCCGGAACCCAACTTCATTAGCTCCGGTGGGGTGCGAGTGACTCGTTGGAGCGGCCCAAAGAAGTCCGTGATTGGGAATGTGAGGCCGGCTATCAATTCTGCTGGAGTGACTTTCCTGTGGCGGCCGTATGCCCTGGCTATTGATAACTGGTCATTCCCCGGCTTTtacaaggaagaagaagagttgATCAAGGGGGGAGGTCTGAGTGTAGAACTGGAGTCCTTTCTTAGGTGCCTGAGGGCTTCCCTGCTTGTTGGGATAGATTGCCGAGAACCTTATCTTCCTCATAGAGTTGCAATGCAATTTGGATTTGATCAAGATCTTCCAAGATGGATTCCCAGGGAAAATATGAGCCCGGAAATTGCATGGTACAATTATAGCGAGTCTTTGAGTGATGATGAAATGTTGTATCTTCCACCTAGACTTTCTGAATCTGACGTGACTATCCGGTATCTAGAATGGTGGAGGAGAGCAGTGCTATGTCCAGTGGATGCCTTTAAAGGTTTGGTGAAACAACGAAGAAGTCCTCGGAAACCACTCAAATATCTCCTAGATTCAGATCAAATTATATTGGCCAACAATCCTGATGGCCCTCCACATTTTCCACTCAAATGTCCGgggaaacagaaaaagaaacatcttctttttccttttcctgcTCCAAATTCTCTCAGTATTGCAGTTGGAAAACCTTCTCCAGGAACCCAACCAGTAATAAAGCTAGAAGAAGACGTAGCCCATAATAGTGAAGTTCCTGAAGGAGGACAGAATTCTACTGCTAATGAATATCTCCAGAAATTGATACTATTAAAGACAGCAAATGATCCTGAATTTCCACCGGGTTTTCCACCAAGATGTGATGAGGCTGCAACGATCAGCCACTCTTCGGTGGTAATCTGGCAACCTTGTAGCAAAATGCACAACAAAGAGATGATTTCATCATGTGATGGGATTTCACACTCTGCACATGAAGAGAATCTTTTATCTCCAGTAGCAGTTGTTGGATATCTTACTAGCACGCAATTGGAGATGAATCTAAACAAAGATGTTGCACAGAATGAAGTCGGGGACATAACCTCAGAAACAGTGGCATTCGAGAAGGTCTCAACACAAGTCAAAGGTAGGAAAAATTCTGATGTGAGACCAGTTATGGTTGCAGAGTATTTACATGGAAGTAACTCTGAGGAACCAAACAATAGTTCTTCACATTTCAATCTGGCTGCACTGTCGGATCTTGAAGCCCGTATCATAAAGCTCGAGAACAAACTTGCTGCATTGAGAAACAGCGAACGCTTGCGCAGGAGAAGTGCAAACAGTAATTGA
- the LOC105174848 gene encoding uncharacterized protein LOC105174848: protein MESKWRWLLTLRLCFLILMVNGVRSWTGEIHGRVVCDVCGDSSIGPEDHVLQGAEVAVLCITKSGEVLNYQAFTNSDGVYTVAETMPASERWDACLARPISSFHSHCTHLGEGTVGVKFSYNHPSGYSHTVRPFVYRPAIVPVYCT, encoded by the exons ATGGAGTCCAAATGGAGATGGCTGTTGACTTTGAGGCTTTGCTTCCTGATTTTGATGGTAAATGGAGTGAGATCGTGGACGGGTGAAATCCACGGCAGAGTGGTGTGTGATGTGTGTGGCGACTCTTCAATTGGCCCCGAAGACCATGTTCTGCAAG GTGCTGAGGTGGCTGTGCTTTGCATAACCAAATCAGGGGAAGTGCTAAACTATCAAGCATTCACAAACTCGGACGGGGTATACACAGTGGCCGAGACAATGCCAGCAAGCGAACGTTGGGATGCATGTCTAGCCAGGCCTATCAGCAGTTTCCACAGTCACTGCACACATCTAGGAGAAGGTACCGTTGGTGTCAAGTTCAGTTACAACCACCCATCAGGCTATTCTCACACTGTCCGGCCTTTTGTCTATCGTCCAGCCATTGTTCCTGTATACTGCACTTAG
- the LOC105175146 gene encoding fatty acid desaturase 4, chloroplastic — protein sequence MAVLPQRLPSLRPNLSHHHARISLLPARVHCSATAPLKPRRPNSDPLILEPTLLNPVTSRPPVLNDPTLKSTWSHRAWLAGGCTTVLVSLAKSVVGAVDSHIWLEPVLAGFVGYVLADLGFGGQIEAFQGHHKWPWTITRREFANNLHALARAVTFTVLPINLLCDDPVLLGFVGVCAGCIMFSQQFHAWAHTTKSRLPGVVVALQDGGVLVSRMQHTAHHRAPYNNNYCIVSGVWNEVLDGWRVFEVMEMVIFFKFGVRPRSWSDPNSDWTEEPAENTSFVP from the coding sequence ATGGCTGTTTTGCCTCAACGCCTTCCATCTCTTAGGCCCAATTTGTCACACCACCACGCCCGAATTTCCCTTCTTCCTGCCCGAGTTCATTGCTCCGCCACCGCGCCGCTCAAGCCCCGCCGTCCCAACTCCGACCCACTGATCCTAGAACCCACGCTCCTCAACCCGGTTACCTCCCGCCCCCCCGTGCTTAATGACCCCACTCTGAAATCAACCTGGTCGCACCGTGCATGGCTAGCTGGAGGTTGCACCACCGTGCTCGTTTCTCTAGCGAAGTCTGTCGTAGGGGCAGTCGACTCCCACATTTGGCTCGAGCCTGTCCTAGCTGGCTTCGTCGGCTACGTGCTGGCGGATCTCGGCTTCGGCGGCCAGATCGAAGCGTTTCAAGGGCACCACAAGTGGCCATGGACGATCACGCGCCGTGAGTTTGCTAACAACTTACACGCTTTGGCGAGGGCGGTTACTTTCACTGTCCTTCCCATAAATCTTCTCTGCGACGATCCGGTGTTGCTTGGGTTCGTGGGAGTGTGCGCCGGTTGCATTATGTTCAGCCAGCAGTTTCACGCGTGGGCACACACGACGAAGAGCAGGCTGCCGGGGGTGGTGGTGGCGCTGCAAGACGGCGGAGTGCTGGTATCGCGAATGCAGCACACGGCGCACCACCGAGCACCGTATAACAACAACTACTGCATCGTGAGCGGGGTTTGGAATGAGGTACTGGATGGGTGGAGGGTGTTTGAGGTCATGGAAATGgtaattttcttcaagtttGGGGTGAGGCCCAGGTCTTGGAGCGACCCCAACTCGGATTGGACTGAAGAGCCTGCTGAAAACACATCTTTTGtaccataa
- the LOC105174849 gene encoding uncharacterized protein LOC105174849, producing MTLFFKIIGTHQMLMLLLAVLIVSCSYTQKAQAFKAPFRPGDVLPLLPRQVSWPVLNKLNNAVDLLPTFVGAASATNNSLLHWKGACFYNNTAWLVFHNNSGSRFGGGTLHIKVSNAHSWTCMDLYVFATPYQVTWDYYLLSREHTLDFKEWESEAEFEYVKNRGVSIFLMQAGMLGTLRALWEVLPLFTNTDWGQNANLAFLEKHMGASFEERPQPWVTNITVDDIHSGDFLVLSKIRGRWGAFETLEKWVTGAYAGHTAVCLRDSEGKLWVAESGHEDEQGEDIIAVLPWDEWWEFELTKDDANPQIALLPLHPDLRAKFNESAAWEYAKSMSGLPYGYHNLIFSWIDTINGNYPAPLDAHLVASVMTVWTQLAPAYAGNMWNEALNKRLGTQNLSLSEIIVEVEKRGSSFGELLAIPEQDNWVYADGKSTSCVAFVFEMYEEAGLFGELASSIQVTEFTIKDAYSLKFFENNSSRLPKWCNDGDTVKLPFCQIRGKYRMELPGYNTMDPYPHMNERCPSLPPKYLRPAGC from the exons ATGACGCTTTTCTTCAAGATCATCGGAACCCACCAGATGTTAATGCTGTTGCTGGCCGTTCTGATCGTTTCTTGTTCATACACCCAGAAAGCACAAGCCTTTAAAGCACCCTTTCGTCCCGGAGACGTATTGCCGCTGCTGCCAAGGCAAGTTTCTTGGCCTGTTTTGAACAAACTCAACAACGCAGTGGACCTTCTGCCCACTTTTGTCGGGGCGGCCTCTGCTACAAACAATTCACTCTTACACTGGAAAGGAGCTTGCTTTTACAACAACACTGCTTGGTTGGTTTTTCACAACAACAGTGGAAGTAGATTTGGGGGTGGTACTCTCCACATTAAG GTTAGCAATGCACATAGTTGGACATGTATGGATCTTTATGTCTTTGCAACCCCGTATCAAGTAACATGGGACTATTACCTTCTTTCTCGTGAGCATACCCTTGATTTCAAAGAGTGGGAATCAGAAGCTGAATTTGAATAT GTGAAAAATAGGGGGGTTTCGATTTTTCTCATGCAAGCAGGGATGTTGGGAACCCTTCGGGCTCTCTGGGAGGTGTTGCCTTTATTCACGAATACTGATTGGGGTCAGAATGCTAATCTTGCATTTCTTGAAAAGCACATGGGTGCTTCCTTTGAAGAACGACCTCAACCATGGGTCACCAACATTACGGTGGATGATATCCACTCTGGAGATTTCCTTGTGTTGTCCAAAATTCGAGGCCGATGGGGTGCCTTTGAGACCCTAGAGAAGTGGGTGACTGGGGCTTATGCTGGTCACACTGCTGTCTGCTTAAGGGACTCTGAAGGAAAGCTATGGGTTGCTGAATCAGGACATGAAGATGAGCAG GGAGAAGACATTATTGCCGTCTTACCGTGGGATGAATGGTGGGAATTTGAGCTGACAAAAGATGATGCCAATCCGCAGATAGCACTGCTTCCCTTGCATCCTGACCTTCGTGCCAAGTTCAACGAGAGTGCAGCCTGGGAATATGCAAAAAGCATGTCTGGATTACCTTATGGTTATCATAACTTGATATTTAGCTGGATAGACACTATTAACGGAAATTATCCAGCACCTTTGGATGCTCACCTG GTTGCTTCAGTTATGACTGTTTGGACTCAGTTGGCTCCTGCGTATGCTGGTAACATGTGGAATGAAGCATTGAACAAACGACTTGGAACTCAg AACTTAAGtctttctgaaattattgtcGAAGTCGAGAAGCGTGGATCATCTTTTGGTGAATTGTTGGCAATTCCTGAACAAGATAATTGGGTTTATGCTGATGGGAAGTCAACATCGTGCGTTGCTTTTGTCTTCGAAATGTACGAGGAAGCAGGGCTGTTTGGTGAACTTGCAAGCTCTATTCAAGTCACTGAGTTCACA ATAAAAGATGCTTACTCTCTCAAGTTCTTTGAAAACAATTCAAGCCGTTTGCCCAAGTGGTGCAACGATGGGGACACGGTAAAACTCCCTTTCTGCCAAATTCGAGGGAAATACAGGATGGAATTACCTGGATACAATACCATGGATCCTTATCCTCACATGAACGAGAGGTGCCCATCCTTGCCACCGAAATATCTCAGACCAGCAGGCTGCTGA